In one window of Saccharomyces paradoxus chromosome VII, complete sequence DNA:
- the YRB30 gene encoding Yrb30p (RanGTP-binding protein~similar to YGL164C), translated as MDEILAKAGSQAVTFAIKSGISIASTYALKTITNFVVQIPKDDARRIDQLKFKLESRMAIVSSAIDLIKLVAARGNTNLQITLRLTKDLKEEIDRFDEKISEMTQKVEGSRSAKTQNEAIKAVENYIKDLLLRIEEITPFINLSLTTSGANLNSALPYQVSPGLLLKASYFVSENNRKYENTIRSSEKEKGNKENIKVQVGPTFEITLFSIFYNLTSESNGQSGIVWKEDMKRAKAIIYRQNSTEREYDYFMKIEQDFNDGRYHEDDDKEDTPQELTIDLNHIKKLFFSVSGRLLRLEEQDSPVLVLKIDRHDDKENGTSDGEKVLLDDITWYAVSGYEEMEENEEEDEEEDAEEEKDGEEEQEEEEENNTLDDKTSSITLLEYIIRLTSLQSNDQKSILEVSDERLSIYLNDENTNSRKDRISNSTIKETEQKLKNLKL; from the coding sequence atggatgaGATTCTTGCCAAAGCAGGTTCACAAGCCGTTACATTTGCTATAAAATCAGGGATATCGATAGCATCCACATATGCGCTGAAGACAATAACGAACTTTGTCGTCCAGATTCCCAAGGATGATGCTAGAAGGATAGATCAATTGAAGTTTAAATTGGAAAGCCGCATGGCCATTGTGTCCAGTGCAATTGATCTGATAAAACTGGTAGCGGCAAGGGGAAACACAAATTTGCAAATTACACTAAGGTTAACTAAGGATCTAAAAGAAGAGATCGATAGATTTGACGAAAAAATCAGCGAGATGACGCAAAAGGTTGAGGGTTCCAGAAGTGCAAAAACACAGAATGAAGCTATCAAGGCGGTAGAAAACTACATAAAGGACTTATTATTGAGGATAGAAGAAATCACTCCATTTATTAACCTTTCTTTAACAACTTCTGGTGCCAACTTGAATAGTGCACTTCCATATCAAGTTTCTCCTGGTTTGTTGTTAAAGGCCTCTTATTTTGTTAGTGAGAACAATAGAAAGTATGAGAATACAATAAGAAGTagtgaaaaagaaaagggaaacaaagaaaatataaaagttCAAGTGGGGCCTACCTTTGAAATCACATTGTTCTCTATTTTCTATAATCTAACGTCGGAAAGCAATGGGCAATCAGGAATTGTATGGAAAGAGGATATGAAACGAGCAAAAGCAATTATATATAGGCAGAACTCTACAGAAAGGGAGTATGAttattttatgaaaatagAACAAGATTTTAATGACGGTAGGTACCAtgaggatgatgataaagaaGACACACCACAGGAACTCACCATAGACCTGAACCatatcaagaaattatttttcaGTGTTTCTGGTAGGCTTCTACGATTGGAAGAACAGGATTCTCCAGTGTTAGTGTTGAAGATTGACCGGCACGATGACAAAGAAAACGGAACTAGTGATGGAGAGAAAGTACTGCTTGATGATATTACTTGGTATGCGGTAAGTGGGTATGAAGAAATGgaggaaaatgaagaggaagatgaagaggaggacgcagaggaagagaaagaCGGAGAGGAAGAAcaggaggaagaagaggaaaataataCCCTGGACGACAAAACTTCGTCCATCACGTTACTCGAGTACATTATCCGGCTAACGTCTTTACAAAGTAACGATCAGAAAAGTATATTGGAGGTAAGCGATGAAAGGTTATCAATATATTTGAACGATGAAAATACGAACTCCAGAAAGGATAGAATTAGCAATTCTACAATTAAGGAGACAGAgcaaaaattaaagaactTAAAACTTTAA
- the CUP2 gene encoding Cup2p (Copper-binding transcription factor~similar to YGL166W), translated as MVVINGVKYACETCIRGHRAAQCTHTDGPLQMIRRKGRPSTTCGHCKELRRTKNFNPSGGCMCASARRPAVGSKEDETRCRCDEGEPCKCHTKRKSSRKQKTGSCHSRTNHETANANGLGAADLEAFLGLSGNSSYVDMTTTLPSLKSPPQSGDIKTDSINDLDLPSLDTLEQSPDLPLDPFNIDETEGANSTTGTPLNDIDIPFSINELNELYKQVSPHNSHPK; from the coding sequence ATGGTCGTAATTAACGGGGTCAAATATGCCTGTGAAACGTGTATCAGGGGACATAGGGCGGCGCAGTGTACTCACACTGATGGTCCGCTGCAGATGATCAGACGCAAGGGAAGGCCATCGACCACATGTGGTCATTGTAAAGAGCTGAGAAGAACCAAGAACTTCAACCCGTCGGGCGGGTGTATGTGTGCGTCTGCACGACGGCCAGCTGTTGGCagtaaagaagatgaaacaCGGTGTCGTTGTGATGAAGGTGAGCCCTGCAAATGTCATACCAAGAGGAAAAGCAGCCGGAAGCAAAAGACAGGGTCATGCCACAGCAGGACGAATCATGAGACAGCGAATGCTAATGGTCTCGGAGCTGCAGATTTGGAGGCTTTTTTGGGGCTAAGTGGCAACTCCTCGTACGTAGACATGACAACCACATTGCCAAGTTTGAAATCACCTCCACAAAGTGGTGACATCAAGACCGATAGCATTAACGATTTGGATTTGCCTTCCCTCGATACGCTTGAACAAAGCCCTGATTTACCTCTGGATCCATTTAATATCGACGAAACAGAAGGCGCAAATTCCACTACGGGCACCCCGCTAAACGATATTGATATTCCATTTTCTATCAATGAGTTGAACGAGCTGTACAAACAAGTATCACCGCATAATTCACATCCAAAGTAA
- the SUA5 gene encoding threonylcarbamoyladenylate synthase (Protein involved in threonylcarbamoyl adenosine biosynthesis~similar to YGL169W), giving the protein MYLGRHFLAMTSKALFDTKILKVNPLSIIFSPTAHIDGSLPIITDPETEAALVEAASIIRDTDETVAFPTETVYGLGGSALNDNSVLSIYKAKNRPSDNPLITHVSSIDQLNRKIFNQSHLSGASLFDNIPSIYRSLISSLWPGPLTILLPVPPLEHSTLSKLTTADQPTFAVRIPANPVARALIALSDTPIAAPSANASTRPSPTLASHVYHDLKDKIPMILDGGACKVGVESTVVDGLCNPPMLLRPGGFTYEEITKLGGEAWSLCKVENKRTVEKGEKVRTPGMKYRHYSPSAKVVLLVPHCAANAIHKEEKQMERLNELIKTELKADRNIKKIAILTSLKLRDSDLQCKIFNDPDLFSKTFIIEKLGQTGEEIQTNLFAALRKVDENDNVDLIFVEGINEEGEGLAVMNRLRKAAANNCILF; this is encoded by the coding sequence ATGTATCTGGGACGACATTTTTTGGCAATGACATCGAAAGCACTGTTTGATACTAAGATCTTAAAAGTCAACCCGCTATCAATCATTTTCTCCCCGACTGCGCATATAGATGGATCCTTACCAATAATAACTGATCCTGAAACAGAAGCTGCATTAGTTGAGGCAGCAAGTATAATAAGAGATACAGATGAAACTGTGGCTTTTCCGACTGAGACTGTTTATGGTCTTGGAGGTTCTGCTTTGAATGATAATTCAGTGCTCAGTATATACAAGGCCAAGAACAGGCCTAGTGACAATCCTTTGATCACACATGTTTCATCCATTGATCAACTCAACAGGAAGATCTTTAATCAATCGCATCTATCAGGTGCATCCTTGTTTGATAACATACCTTCAATTTATCGCTCATTAATTTCAAGCCTTTGGCCTGGCCCATTAACAATTCTTTTGCCAGTTCCACCTTTAGAGCATAGtacattatcaaaattAACAACTGCAGATCAGCCTACGTTTGCAGTACGCATACCTGCTAATCCAGTTGCTAGAGCACTGATCGCACTGAGCGATACGCCAATAGCTGCCCCTTCAGCAAATGCGTCTACAAGACCATCTCCTACTTTGGCGTCTCATGTTTATCATGATTTAAAGGATAAAATTCCCATGATTCTTGATGGCGGAGCATGCAAGGTTGGCGTAGAAAGTACTGTGGTTGATGGGCTATGCAATCCTCCTATGCTACTGCGACCTGGCGGTTTTACATATGAAGAAATCACTAAATTGGGCGGCGAAGCTTGGTCTCTTTGCAAGGTTGAGAATAAGAGAACAGTTGAAAAGGGTGAAAAGGTAAGAACGCCTGGTATGAAGTATAGACATTATTCCCCTTCGGCCAAGGTTGTTTTATTAGTTCCTCATTGCGCGGCCAATGCTATTCATAAAGAGGAGAAGCAGATGGAAAGATTGAACGAGTTGATCAAAACGGAATTAAAAGCCGACaggaatataaaaaaaattgcgATTTTGACTTCCCTAAAATTACGGGATTCCGACTTACAATGCAAGATCTTTAACGACCCCGACCTTTTTTCGAAAACTTTcatcattgaaaaacttgGCCAGACAGGTGAAGAAATACAAACTAACTTGTTTGCTGCTTTAAGAAAAGTAGATGAGAATGACAACGTTGACCTAATATTTGTCGAAGGCATAAATGAGGAAGGAGAAGGATTAGCTGTTATGAATAGATTACGAAAAGCGGCTGCAAATAATTGTATActattttaa
- the SPO74 gene encoding Spo74p (Component of the meiotic outer plaque of the spindle pole body~similar to YGL170C): MGTGAFLDGLEKENFSSRMHLDLNTHHNMDSREDGNTSEESKRSSPVEQMSPKDKERSAKMETTGNIFNEKIDLHERFENTGEFNNDLKLIPDSSLNSKEYQFKNWESFWCNTEGYKTKHMQPFHFTNGLEEIKEPIMELNISTSPYKGQRPNSAPTEYSAATTAFTKTQLEVSFLKTNLLTYIKKEIDICLSSIPFFDDAVQMQKKFLEYRDIDLDEEYELKILGELLNDLNFFHMQENSLLNRELAVRKFSNQPENQNLPPVRDFRNPLMPINNRYSPPLVLKKNGKSFEENYEFTPNTSNFWGEKAELQNSISGGTPYCFHTDNIHRTKPFMSFENQNEPLFQRKNPDYKQHFNSGRSVHNAVEPKSYRGIGLNESYQKGYAVMTKSFGNIDLNRMPRRGNEEMYSWSRN; this comes from the coding sequence ATGGGAACCGGCGCTTTTTTAGATGGattagaaaaggaaaacttTTCAAGTAGAATGCATTTAGATTTGAATACCCATCATAACATGGATTCTCGAGAAGATGGCAACACTAGTGAGGAAAGTAAAAGAAGTAGTCCGGTAGAACAAATGTCACcaaaagacaaagaaagGTCAGCTAAAATGGAGACTACAGGTAACatattcaatgaaaaaattgatttgcACGAAAGGTTTGAGAATACGGGCGAGTTCAACAATGACTTGAAGCTGATTCCTGATTCTAGtctaaattcaaaagagtACCAATTTAAAAACTGGGAAAGTTTTTGGTGCAATACAGAAGGTTACAAAACTAAACACATGCAGCCCTTTCACTTTACAAACGGGTTAGAGGAAATAAAGGAACCAATAATGGAGTTGAATATTTCTACTTCACCATACAAGGGACAAAGGCCAAATTCAGCTCCAACCGAGTATTCGGCTGCCACAACAGCGTTCACCAAAACACAATTAGAAGTGAGTTTTCTAAAAACTAACCTGCTCACGtacataaaaaaagagattgACATTTGCTTATCAAGTATTCCGTTTTTCGATGACGCAGTTCAAAtgcaaaagaaattcttgGAATACAGGGATATTGACTtggatgaagaatatgaaCTCAAAATTTTGGGGGAACTTTTAAATGATTTGAACTTCTTTCATATGCAGGAAAACTCTCTGCTAAATAGAGAGCTAGCAGTTCGTAAATTTTCCAACCAACCTGAAAATCAGAATCTCCCCCCCGTTAGAGATTTCAGGAATCCCCTCATGCCAATAAATAACCGCTATTCTCCCCCATTagtgttgaaaaaaaacggCAAGTCCTTCGAGGAAAACTACGAGTTCACGCCCAATACATCGAATTTCTGGGGAGAGAAAGCGGAATTACAAAATTCCATAAGCGGTGGAACACCTTATTGCTTCCACACTGACAATATACATCGAACAAAACCCTTTATGTCATTTGAAAACCAAAACGAACCCCTATTCCAGAGAAAAAATCCAGATTACAAGCAGCATTTTAACTCCGGAAGAAGTGTACATAATGCAGTGGAACCAAAATCTTATAGAGGTATAGGATTAAACGAGAGTTATCAGAAGGGGTATGCAGTAATGACTAAGTCGTTTGGAAATATAGATTTGAATAGAATGCCCAGAAGAGGTAATGAAGAAATGTATAGCTGGTCACGTAATTGA
- the PMR1 gene encoding Ca(2+)/Mn(2+)-transporting P-type ATPase PMR1 (High affinity Ca2+/Mn2+ P-type ATPase~similar to YGL167C), whose translation MSDNPFNASLLDEDSNREREILDATAEALSKPSPSLEYCTLSVDETLEKLGTDKNGGLRSSNEANNRRSLYGPNEITVEDDESLFKKFLSNFIEDRMILLLIGSAVVSLFMGNIDDAVSITLAIFIVVTVGFVQEYRSEKSLEALNKLVPAECHLMRCGQESHVLASTLVPGDLVHFRIGDRIPADLRIIEAIDLSIDESNLTGENEPVHKTSQTIEKSSFNDQPNSIVPISERSCIAYMGTLVKEGHGKGIVVGTGTNTSFGAVFEMMNNIEKPKTPLQLTMDKLGKDLSLVSFIVIGMICLVGIIQGRSWLEMFQISVSLAVAAIPEGLPIIVTVTLALGVLRMAKRKAIVRRLPSVETLGSVNVICSDKTGTLTSNHMTVSKLWCLDSMSNKLNVLSLDKNKKTKNSNGNLKNYLTEDVRETLTIGNLCNNASFSQEHAIFLGNPTDVALLEQLANFEMPDIRNTVQKVQELPFNSKRKLMATKILNPADNKCTVYVKGAFERILECSTSYLKSKGKKTEKLTEAQKDTINECANSMASEGLRVLGFAKLSLSDSSTPLTEDLINDLTFTGLIGMNDPPRPNVKFAIEQLLQGGVHIIMITGDSENTAVNIARQIGIPVIDPKLSVLSGDKLDEMSDDQLANVIDHVNIFARATPEHKLNIVRALRKRGDVVAMTGDGVNDAPALKLSDIGVSMGRIGTDVAKEASDMVLTDDDFSTILTAIEEGKGIFNNIQNFLTFQLSTSVAALSLVALSTAFKLPNPLNAMQILWINILMDGPPAQSLGVEPVDHEVMKKPPRKRTDKILTHDVMKRLLTTAACIIVGTVYIFVKEMAEDGKVTARDTTMTFTCFVFFDMFNALACRHNTKSIFEIGFFTNKMFNYAVGLSLLGQMCAIYIPFFQSIFKTEKLGISDILLLLLISSTVFIVDELRKLWTRKMNERDSTYYSNV comes from the coding sequence ATGAGTGACAATCCATTTAATGCGAGTCTTCTTGACGAAGACTCAAATCGTGAGAGAGAAATACTAGACGCGACCGCAGAAGCTCTTTCGAAACCGAGCCCTTCTCTAGAGTACTGTACTTTATCCGTAGACGAAACTCTAGAAAAGCTAGGCACCGACAAAAACGGTGGTTTACGATCATCTAATGAGGCTAACAATAGGAGATCACTTTATGGTCCCAATGAAATAACCgtagaagatgatgaaagtCTTTTCAAGAAGTTCTTGTCCAATTTCATTGAGGATCGAATGATTCTACTTTTAATAGGGTCTGCAGTGGTCTCTCTCTTTATGGGTAACATCGATGATGCCGTTAGTATCACACTGGCAATTTTTATCGTTGTCACTGTCGGTTTTGTCCAGGAATATAGGTCTGAAAAATCTTTGGAAGCCTTGAATAAATTAGTTCCTGCTGAATGTCACTTGATGAGATGTGGCCAAGAAAGTCATGTGTTGGCTTCCACTTTGGTCCCGGGCGATTTAGTCCATTTCAGAATAGGTGACAGGATTCCTGCAGACCTTAGAATTATTGAAGCCATCGATTTATCCATCGATGAAAGTAATTTAACTGGTGAAAATGAACCGGTACACAAAACCTCACAAACGATTGAGAAATCTTCCTTTAATGATCAGCCTAATTCGATTGTACCGATCTCTGAGAGATCTTGTATAGCTTATATGGGTACTTTAGTAAAGGAAGGTCATGGTAAGGGTATCGTCGTAGGAACGGGTACAAACACATCCTTTGGTGctgtttttgaaatgatGAATAATATTGAGAAACCGAAGACTCCATTGCAATTAACAATGGACAAACTGGGAAAAGATTTGTCATTGGTTAGTTTCATAGTTATTGGTATGATTTGTTTAGTTGGTATCATCCAGGGTAGATCTTGGTTGGAAATGTTCCAAATATCCGTATCCTTAGCGGTTGCTGCCATTCCAGAAGGTTTACCAATTATAGTGACCGTTACGTTGGCATTGGGTGTTTTGAGAATGGCCAAGCGTAAAGCCATCGTAAGGAGGTTACCAAGTGTCGAAACTCTAGGATCTGTCAACGTCATTTGCTCTGACAAAACAGGTACATTAACCTCAAACCACATGACTGTATCCAAGCTTTGGTGCTTGGATAGTATGTCTAATAAACTGAACGTCCTGTCATTAGacaaaaataagaagaCTAAAAACTCTAATGgcaatttgaaaaactatttGACTGAAGACGTTAGGGAAACTCTAACCATCGGTAACCTCTGTAATAACGCATCTTTCTCTCAAGAGCATGCCATATTTTTGGGGAACCCAACTGATGTGGCTCTTTTAGAGCAGCTggcaaattttgaaatgcCCGATATCAGAAACACCGTTCAAAAAGTCCAAGAACTTCCATTCAActccaaaagaaaattaatgGCAACCAAGATTCTCAATCCTGCCGACAATAAATGTACAGTTTATGTCAAAGGTgcatttgaaagaattcttGAGTGCTCCACAAGCtatttgaaatcaaaaggcaaaaaaactgaaaaattgacTGAAGCTCAAAAAGATACCATAAATGAGTGTGCAAATTCTATGGCGTCTGAAGGTTTGCGCGTACTTGGGTTTGCCAAACTATCTTTATCTGATTCATCAACTCCACTTACTGAGGACTTAATCAATGATTTAACTTTCACTGGTTTAATTGGTATGAATGACCCTCCAAGACCAAACGTCAAATTTGCCATTGAACAGTTACTACAAGGGGGTGTCCATATCATTATGATTACTGGTGATTCCGAGAATACCGCAGTAAACATTGCAAGACAAATTGGTATTCCAGTTATTGATCCAAAGCTTTCCGTTTTATCCGGTGATAAACTAGATGAGATGTCAGATGATCAACTGGCCAATGTCATCGACCATGTTAATATTTTTGCTCGTGCCACACCTGAGCATAAATTAAACATTGTTCGTGCATTAAGGAAGAGAGGTGATGTGGTAGCAATGACCGGTGACGGTGTTAACGACGCTCCTGCGTTGAAACTTTCAGATATCGGCGTTTCCATGGGTAGAATTGGTACAGATGTTGCCAAAGAAGCCTCAGACATGGTCTTAACTGATGACGATTTCAGTACTATTCTAACTGCTATTGAAGAGGGGAAAGGTATTTTTAACAATATTCAGAATTTCCTGACTTTTCAACTGTCTACTTCTGTTGCCGCATTATCGCTAGTTGCATTATCTACTGCATTCAAACTACCCAACCCGTTGAACGCAATGCAAATTCTTTGGATCAATATTTTAATGGACGGGCCACCAGCTCAGTCGTTAGGTGTAGAACCTGTGGATCATGAAGTTATGAAGAAGCCCCCAAGAAAACGTACCGATAAAATTTTGACACATGATGTGATGAAGCGTTTACTAACCACCGCAGCTTGTATCATAGTGGGGACAGTTTACATTTTTGTCAAAGAGATGGCTGAAGATGGTAAAGTGACTGCTAGAGATACTACTATGACCTTTACTtgtttcgttttctttgatatgTTTAATGCTTTGGCTTGCAGACATAACACAAAATCAATCTTCGaaattggatttttcaCGAACAAAATGTTCAACTATGCCGTTGGGCTATCTCTACTGGGTCAAATGTGCgctatatatataccatttttccaaagtaTCTTCAAAACTGAGAAACTCGGTATCTctgatatattattattattactcATCAGCAGCACTGTCTTCATCGTTGACGAGTTGAGAAAATTGTGGACgagaaaaatgaatgaaaGAGACTCAACGTATTATTCGAATGTTTGA